One window of Oceanotoga teriensis genomic DNA carries:
- a CDS encoding SPL family radical SAM protein: MKSKKKLYKNTFSHIYIEEKAFNYKSTNEILKKFKQSKIIRINNYKEIFSLKNQSFNKQKLSQNLILAVKNENLIYKGSDYCQNFDNENFYYTNSIYNCLFDCKYCYLQGMYDSANIVMFVNLEDYFKKLDEITKDKKIYLSISYDTDLMSFENIYPFVDKWIKYVQDNDKIKIEIRTKSINIKNLINIIPNNRIIIGWTLSPEEIIKKYEKKTPNLQNRLNAIKTLQTKGYDIRISIDPILKVDNFEEIYKNFIKQVSENLDLNKISDISLGVFRMPKDFLKKIRKFSDSDIIYYPYINEKNEKTYDKKDKEEMIKKIQHYLFLCNFKNKIYIR, encoded by the coding sequence ATGAAATCAAAAAAGAAATTATATAAAAATACATTTTCACATATATATATTGAAGAAAAGGCTTTTAATTATAAATCAACAAATGAAATATTAAAAAAATTCAAACAATCTAAAATAATAAGAATAAATAATTATAAAGAAATATTTTCTTTAAAAAATCAAAGTTTTAACAAACAAAAACTATCTCAAAATTTAATTTTAGCAGTTAAAAATGAAAATTTAATATATAAAGGCTCTGATTATTGTCAAAATTTTGATAATGAAAATTTTTATTATACGAATTCAATATATAATTGCTTATTTGATTGTAAATACTGTTATCTTCAAGGAATGTATGATTCAGCAAATATAGTTATGTTTGTTAATTTAGAAGATTATTTTAAAAAATTAGATGAAATAACAAAAGATAAAAAAATATATTTATCAATTTCTTATGATACAGATTTAATGAGTTTTGAAAACATTTATCCATTTGTAGATAAATGGATAAAATATGTACAAGATAATGATAAAATCAAAATAGAAATAAGAACTAAAAGCATAAATATAAAAAATTTAATAAATATAATTCCAAATAATAGAATAATAATAGGCTGGACACTTTCACCAGAAGAAATTATAAAAAAATATGAAAAAAAGACTCCTAATTTACAAAATAGATTAAATGCTATAAAAACACTTCAAACAAAAGGATATGATATAAGAATATCAATAGATCCTATTTTAAAAGTCGATAATTTCGAAGAAATATATAAAAATTTTATAAAACAAGTTTCTGAAAATTTAGACTTGAATAAAATATCTGATATAAGTTTAGGAGTATTTAGAATGCCAAAAGATTTTTTAAAAAAAATCAGAAAATTTTCAGATTCAGATATAATATATTATCCGTATATAAATGAAAAAAATGAAAAAACATATGATAAAAAAGATAAAGAAGAAATGATAAAAAAAATACAACATTATTTATTTTTATGTAATTTTAAAAATAAAATTTATATTAGGTAG
- a CDS encoding 5'-methylthioadenosine/S-adenosylhomocysteine nucleosidase family protein, which yields MLYIVTALKFEALPIIKKYNLKKTEDKMKIYKNENITLIISGIGKINSAISVAYLKNNKNDKILNIGIAATSNSKIYKKDEIYLINEIYDEEIQKNYYPEIFYEINELEGKIVTKSRIQKEKIKYPIMIDMESSGFYQSAKKFYKSENIFIIKYISDILEETIDYEVIKKNYINNFEKIIKIIEILIKNDEKIEDIENIKDKIKQIVEKTSFTKYQKLELKNLLTYHYLKYKNIPQLKSSEISEKRERNKLFYEIKKEII from the coding sequence ATGTTATATATAGTTACAGCTTTAAAATTTGAAGCTTTACCGATAATAAAAAAATATAATTTAAAAAAAACAGAAGATAAAATGAAAATATATAAAAATGAAAATATAACTCTAATAATATCTGGAATTGGTAAAATCAACTCTGCTATTTCAGTAGCTTATTTAAAGAACAATAAAAATGACAAAATATTAAATATTGGAATTGCGGCTACTTCAAATTCAAAAATATATAAAAAAGATGAAATATATTTAATAAATGAAATATACGATGAAGAAATTCAAAAAAATTATTATCCAGAAATATTTTATGAAATAAATGAATTAGAAGGAAAAATAGTTACAAAATCTAGAATTCAGAAAGAAAAAATAAAATATCCTATTATGATAGATATGGAAAGTTCAGGATTTTATCAATCGGCGAAAAAGTTTTATAAAAGTGAAAATATTTTTATTATAAAATATATATCTGACATACTTGAAGAAACAATTGATTATGAAGTAATCAAAAAAAATTATATAAATAATTTTGAAAAAATAATAAAAATTATAGAAATTCTTATAAAAAATGATGAAAAAATAGAAGATATAGAGAATATAAAAGATAAAATAAAACAAATAGTAGAAAAAACATCATTTACAAAATATCAAAAATTAGAATTAAAAAATCTTTTAACATATCATTATTTAAAATATAAAAATATACCACAATTGAAATCTTCAGAAATATCTGAAAAAAGAGAAAGGAATAAACTTTTTTATGAAATCAAAAAAGAAATTATATAA
- the dnaX gene encoding DNA polymerase III subunit gamma/tau yields MNESLYRKYRPMTFEDIAGQNHIKKYFKNASKKNNISHAYIFNGPRGTGKTTIARIISKLMNCKNPINNNPCNTCENCKSINQNAFMDVMELDAASNRGIDEIRQIRDSANYRPVAGKYKIYIIDEFHMLTREAFNALLKTLEEPPKHVIFILATTNMEKVPETIISRSQVINFKNISNIDIEERLKYICKMENIETEDSVLQIIAKKAKGGMRDAISLLEQVIKFSSDNILKKEELYDVLGIYDEKYIETYIYDLINGNTEKILKYNKEIYDMGKEPEILIEEGIESLFDKIKKEGFQNKYIFTLNELNEILKELKNNEDKKMVFNIKTTILSYINSKDTQDKKILENLEKDFYGQSETDEEDIIKNIMDFYTENNKKTNLALYYSIKNSEKIIQNNKIIFKFNETQNLEYQFIKKYLQDLKINISSITKNNLEIDIQYLNKIEKSEEDIKNSLF; encoded by the coding sequence ATGAATGAGAGTTTGTATAGAAAATATAGGCCTATGACTTTTGAAGATATTGCAGGTCAAAATCATATAAAAAAATATTTTAAAAATGCATCTAAGAAAAATAATATATCTCATGCATATATATTTAATGGACCGAGAGGTACTGGAAAAACAACTATAGCAAGAATAATATCTAAACTAATGAATTGTAAAAATCCAATAAATAATAATCCTTGTAATACTTGTGAAAATTGTAAATCTATAAATCAAAATGCTTTTATGGATGTTATGGAATTAGATGCTGCATCAAATAGAGGAATTGATGAAATAAGACAGATAAGAGATTCTGCAAATTATAGACCTGTAGCTGGCAAATATAAAATATATATAATAGATGAATTTCATATGTTAACGAGAGAAGCATTTAATGCACTTTTAAAAACTTTAGAAGAACCACCAAAACATGTTATATTTATACTTGCGACTACTAATATGGAAAAAGTCCCTGAAACAATAATATCCAGATCACAAGTCATAAATTTTAAAAATATTTCAAATATAGATATAGAAGAAAGATTAAAATATATATGTAAAATGGAAAATATAGAAACAGAAGATTCAGTTTTACAAATAATTGCAAAAAAAGCTAAAGGTGGAATGAGAGATGCTATATCTCTTTTAGAACAAGTTATAAAGTTTTCATCAGATAATATATTAAAAAAAGAAGAATTATATGATGTACTTGGAATATATGATGAAAAATATATAGAGACTTATATTTATGATTTAATAAATGGGAATACAGAAAAAATATTAAAATATAATAAAGAAATATATGATATGGGAAAAGAACCTGAAATTCTTATAGAAGAAGGAATAGAAAGTTTATTTGATAAAATAAAAAAAGAAGGATTTCAAAATAAATACATATTTACATTAAATGAATTGAATGAAATATTAAAAGAACTAAAAAATAATGAAGATAAAAAAATGGTATTTAATATCAAAACAACGATACTATCTTATATAAATTCAAAAGATACACAAGATAAAAAAATTTTAGAAAATCTTGAGAAAGATTTTTATGGTCAATCGGAAACAGACGAAGAAGACATAATAAAAAATATTATGGATTTTTATACGGAAAACAATAAGAAAACTAATTTGGCTTTATATTATAGTATAAAAAATTCTGAAAAAATAATACAAAATAATAAAATAATATTTAAATTTAATGAGACACAAAATTTAGAATATCAATTTATAAAAAAATATTTACAAGATTTAAAAATAAATATTAGTTCTATAACAAAAAATAATTTAGAAATTGATATACAATATTTAAATAAAATAGAAAAAAGTGAAGAAGATATAAAAAATTCATTATTTTAA
- a CDS encoding YigZ family protein, with translation MSYYSIINEKETKLNIKRSEFITNIKKVKNEEAAKNYIKKISEKYKNATHNCWAYYVIEEIEKYNYSDNGEPSGTAGKPIFGQIEKYNLKNVAIVVTRYYGGIKLGVRGLIDAYSNSAENSIKNCDIVEMNNSIKLICETDYSKFNEIEKLLKREKGWKITEKNFTDKVEFQINIIENKSEEIINILKEKTNKIHENGFVEIALKMGDKNE, from the coding sequence GTGTCATATTATTCGATAATAAATGAAAAAGAAACAAAATTAAATATAAAAAGATCTGAATTTATAACTAATATAAAAAAAGTAAAAAATGAAGAAGCGGCAAAAAATTATATAAAAAAAATTTCTGAAAAATATAAAAATGCGACTCATAATTGTTGGGCATATTATGTTATAGAAGAAATAGAAAAGTATAATTATTCAGATAATGGAGAACCTTCTGGTACTGCTGGAAAACCAATATTTGGTCAAATAGAAAAATATAATCTAAAAAATGTTGCAATAGTTGTTACTAGATATTATGGTGGAATAAAATTAGGAGTAAGAGGATTAATAGATGCTTATTCAAATTCTGCGGAAAATTCAATAAAAAATTGTGATATAGTTGAAATGAATAATTCTATTAAGCTAATTTGTGAAACTGACTATTCAAAATTTAATGAAATAGAAAAACTCTTAAAAAGAGAAAAAGGATGGAAAATAACAGAAAAAAATTTTACAGATAAAGTAGAATTTCAAATAAATATAATAGAAAATAAATCAGAAGAAATAATTAATATATTAAAAGAAAAAACAAATAAAATTCATGAAAATGGATTTGTTGAAATAGCTTTAAAAATGGGGGATAAAAATGAATGA
- a CDS encoding ABC transporter permease, with the protein MKSFKISFFELKKIFRNPGLFLLMIILPVIIAYLGTSFYPENLLGNYKIGVYNEDNSFLGRFGFVFLRQFLKWDNAVELKSQEELQDYLKSKDFDSVLIIPKGFLQNLKDYEETKLFLIPNPDRIQESMTVYTLLKTLFKELSGIPDIKNGSTTEFLLKGGIGVDENRKAPNLELMVPDLNTGNIKTTNQNNLGFKDIFTPSIAVIMIILFSMIGVGNSIAHTKESGLLDIYRANGLEIKQFISFKFIAYFFIGLISSLMTWYLYRLFGTKSIGNELEVIIIIILSVLSFTTMGIFISSFTKTTKSASFMLTAITGTMILFGDIIIPIPSDSKIKFISYIFPVKYAVESWRKISILGYHLNQIPWNLLILISFIIIFSVGSIILTTINQKK; encoded by the coding sequence TTGAAATCATTTAAAATAAGTTTTTTTGAATTAAAAAAAATATTTAGAAACCCAGGTTTATTTCTTTTGATGATAATTTTACCTGTTATAATAGCCTATTTAGGAACATCATTTTATCCAGAAAATTTATTAGGCAATTATAAAATAGGGGTTTATAATGAAGACAATTCATTTCTTGGAAGATTTGGATTTGTTTTTTTAAGACAATTTTTAAAATGGGATAATGCAGTAGAATTAAAAAGTCAAGAAGAACTTCAAGACTATTTAAAATCAAAAGATTTTGATTCTGTATTAATAATTCCAAAAGGATTTTTACAAAATTTAAAGGATTATGAAGAAACTAAATTATTTTTAATACCAAATCCAGATAGAATACAAGAATCAATGACAGTATATACACTTTTAAAAACTCTTTTTAAAGAATTATCGGGTATACCTGATATAAAAAATGGTTCTACAACTGAATTTTTATTAAAAGGTGGAATTGGAGTAGATGAAAATAGAAAAGCTCCTAATTTAGAATTAATGGTTCCGGATTTGAATACTGGGAATATAAAAACAACAAATCAAAATAATCTTGGATTTAAAGATATATTTACACCAAGTATAGCTGTAATAATGATAATATTATTTTCTATGATTGGAGTAGGAAATTCTATAGCTCACACTAAAGAAAGTGGTCTATTAGATATATATAGAGCTAATGGATTAGAAATAAAACAATTTATTTCTTTTAAATTTATAGCCTATTTTTTTATAGGTTTAATATCAAGTCTAATGACTTGGTATTTATATAGATTGTTTGGTACAAAATCTATTGGAAATGAATTAGAAGTAATTATAATAATAATATTAAGTGTTTTATCTTTTACAACTATGGGGATATTTATATCATCATTTACTAAAACTACAAAATCAGCATCATTCATGCTTACAGCTATAACGGGTACTATGATATTATTTGGAGATATCATAATTCCAATACCTTCAGATTCAAAAATAAAATTCATATCTTATATATTTCCGGTTAAATATGCCGTTGAATCGTGGAGAAAAATTTCGATATTAGGATATCATTTAAATCAAATACCTTGGAATTTACTAATTCTAATTTCATTTATAATAATATTTTCAGTTGGAAGTATTATATTGACAACTATAAATCAAAAAAAGTAA
- a CDS encoding IGHMBP2 family helicase, whose protein sequence is MNLEDYIKIYKKSIELERKAEIERTLEEIKQLSPEKRELIGKTILNLDGKIDGYEVGGFTLIKYGRKKEIKTNISVGDEIIVSTNNPLKKNHQGTVVEIGKKYITIAFGTNVPDWIFRKVRIDLYFNDVIYKRMNKALEKLKKLSDKKITKMLNEKIEQKININQIDFFDKQLNEYQKLCVEKALSHETLYILHGPPGTGKTRTIIEIIKQEAKKGKKVLATAESNIAADNIAERLNDQFKITRLGHPARTSKKIKEKTIYNQLEMSETYKNAKKMREEMEYYIQIRNKYKKPTPSLRRGMHDEDIIKHAKNNKNFRGISSKVLKSMSNWIKENELIEDLYKNIKYMEEFAMKNIIEEADIIVTTNSGAGSEYLEKIKFDVNVIDEASQAKEPSCLIPLIKSEKVILTGDHKQLPPTIISKEAKDILEKTLFERLIKKYPDYSSILRIQYRMNKKIIEFSNENFYNGKLKTSELIKNIKVKNNSNNIISMPENVLIFINSENEETEKQKFGSNSKYNIYEINIINEIINELLKYHDEKEIGIITPYYDQVDILSEKYENSNLEINTVDGFQGREKNIIIISMVRSNKDNQIGFLKDHRRLNVSLTRSRKKLIIIGDTSTLKNDEIYNNLINHIKNKGVYIDSWRDYLEII, encoded by the coding sequence TTGAATTTAGAAGATTATATAAAAATTTATAAAAAATCTATAGAACTCGAAAGAAAAGCCGAAATAGAAAGAACACTAGAAGAAATAAAACAATTAAGCCCAGAAAAAAGAGAATTAATTGGTAAGACTATTTTAAATTTAGATGGGAAAATAGATGGTTATGAAGTAGGTGGATTTACATTAATAAAATATGGTAGAAAAAAAGAAATAAAAACAAATATTTCTGTAGGTGATGAAATAATTGTGAGTACAAATAACCCATTGAAAAAAAATCATCAAGGAACTGTTGTAGAAATAGGGAAAAAATATATAACAATAGCATTTGGAACAAACGTACCAGATTGGATTTTTAGAAAAGTTAGAATAGATTTATATTTTAATGATGTGATATATAAGAGAATGAATAAGGCTCTTGAAAAATTAAAAAAACTTTCTGATAAAAAAATTACAAAAATGTTAAACGAAAAAATTGAACAAAAAATAAACATAAATCAAATAGATTTTTTTGATAAACAATTGAATGAATATCAAAAATTATGTGTGGAAAAAGCTTTATCTCATGAAACCTTATATATATTACATGGACCACCTGGTACTGGTAAAACAAGAACTATTATAGAAATAATAAAACAAGAAGCAAAAAAAGGTAAAAAAGTATTAGCAACAGCTGAATCAAATATTGCTGCTGATAATATAGCTGAAAGATTGAATGATCAATTTAAAATAACAAGATTAGGACATCCAGCCAGAACCAGTAAAAAAATTAAAGAAAAAACAATATATAATCAATTAGAAATGTCGGAAACTTATAAAAATGCAAAAAAAATGAGAGAAGAAATGGAATATTATATACAAATAAGAAATAAATATAAAAAACCAACTCCTTCTTTAAGAAGAGGAATGCATGATGAGGATATAATAAAACATGCAAAAAATAATAAAAATTTTAGGGGAATATCTTCTAAAGTTTTAAAATCTATGTCAAATTGGATAAAAGAAAATGAGTTAATTGAAGATTTATATAAAAATATTAAATATATGGAAGAATTTGCTATGAAAAATATTATAGAAGAAGCAGATATAATTGTAACAACAAATTCTGGAGCTGGAAGTGAATATCTTGAAAAAATAAAATTTGATGTTAATGTAATAGATGAAGCTTCTCAAGCAAAAGAACCTTCATGTTTAATACCTCTTATAAAATCAGAAAAAGTAATACTTACTGGTGATCATAAACAACTTCCACCTACAATAATATCAAAAGAGGCAAAAGATATACTTGAAAAGACACTTTTTGAAAGACTTATAAAAAAGTATCCAGATTATTCATCTATATTAAGAATACAGTATAGAATGAATAAAAAAATAATAGAATTTTCAAATGAAAATTTTTATAATGGAAAATTAAAAACTTCTGAACTTATAAAAAATATAAAGGTGAAAAATAATTCTAACAATATAATATCGATGCCTGAAAATGTTTTAATTTTTATAAATTCAGAAAATGAAGAAACAGAAAAACAAAAATTTGGATCTAATTCAAAATATAATATTTATGAAATAAATATTATAAATGAAATAATAAATGAATTATTAAAATATCATGATGAAAAAGAAATAGGAATAATAACTCCTTATTATGATCAAGTTGATATTTTAAGTGAAAAATATGAAAATTCAAATTTAGAAATAAATACGGTAGATGGTTTTCAAGGTAGAGAAAAAAATATAATAATAATATCTATGGTTAGAAGTAATAAAGATAATCAAATAGGATTTTTAAAAGATCATAGAAGATTAAATGTATCATTAACAAGATCGAGAAAGAAATTAATAATAATCGGAGATACAAGTACATTAAAAAATGATGAAATATATAATAATTTAATAAATCATATAAAAAATAAAGGTGTATACATAGATAGCTGGAGGGATTACCTTGAAATCATTTAA
- the mnmE gene encoding tRNA uridine-5-carboxymethylaminomethyl(34) synthesis GTPase MnmE: MIYDNIAAISSPRGIGAISVIRISGYNLLEILKKLTKKEKIKPKYMYYGWIYEEQEKIDEITFVYHENPNSYTGEDMIEIFGHGGDLITKSVFRRILKENIREALPGEFSKRAVLNKKMNLIKAQAINDIINSKTEYSLNASQKMFTGGISKKIIEIKEDILNISARLEVEMDYPEDIEEDTFEIRKEIENIKSKIENILKNSENGIIAFNGIKTTIVGKPNSGKSTLLNALLRKERAIVTDVPGTTRDTIEEMLNIKGILIKLIDTAGIRNTEDQIEKIGIERSKKAIEESDLVIFIIDGNKKFDSEDTDILQFLNEKKKEKIIALNKIDKEYKDIKIEKEKIIKISAKNKQIEDLEKEIYERYSEKLYIKEPTLTNESHKNILEKVLKDVKSALEASKNNLTNDFIMYDLRNSLENIYKLTGENYTDELLEKMFSNFCVGK, from the coding sequence ATGATATATGATAATATAGCAGCAATATCTTCTCCAAGAGGAATTGGAGCTATATCTGTTATAAGAATAAGTGGTTATAATTTATTAGAAATATTAAAAAAATTGACAAAAAAAGAAAAGATAAAACCAAAATATATGTATTATGGATGGATATATGAAGAACAAGAAAAAATAGATGAAATAACTTTTGTATATCATGAAAATCCCAATTCATATACTGGAGAAGATATGATAGAAATATTTGGACATGGTGGAGATTTAATAACTAAAAGTGTATTTAGAAGAATTCTAAAAGAAAATATAAGAGAAGCATTACCAGGAGAATTTTCTAAAAGAGCAGTATTGAATAAAAAAATGAATCTTATAAAGGCTCAAGCTATAAATGATATAATAAACTCTAAAACAGAATACTCTTTAAATGCTTCACAAAAAATGTTTACAGGTGGTATATCAAAAAAAATAATTGAAATAAAAGAAGATATATTAAATATTTCAGCAAGACTTGAAGTAGAAATGGATTATCCAGAAGATATAGAGGAAGACACATTTGAAATAAGAAAAGAAATAGAAAATATAAAAAGTAAAATAGAAAATATATTAAAAAACTCTGAAAATGGGATAATTGCATTTAATGGAATAAAAACAACTATAGTTGGGAAACCTAATTCTGGTAAAAGTACTCTATTAAATGCACTTTTAAGAAAAGAAAGAGCTATAGTTACAGATGTGCCTGGAACAACGAGAGATACTATAGAAGAAATGTTAAATATAAAAGGAATATTAATAAAATTGATAGATACAGCTGGAATAAGAAATACAGAAGATCAAATAGAAAAAATTGGTATAGAAAGATCAAAAAAAGCAATTGAAGAATCAGATTTAGTAATATTTATAATAGATGGAAATAAAAAATTTGATTCAGAAGATACAGATATATTGCAATTTTTAAATGAAAAGAAAAAAGAAAAAATTATAGCATTAAACAAAATAGATAAAGAATATAAAGATATTAAAATAGAAAAAGAAAAAATTATAAAAATATCAGCAAAAAACAAACAAATAGAAGATCTTGAAAAAGAAATATATGAAAGATATTCTGAAAAATTATATATAAAAGAACCAACCTTGACGAATGAATCTCATAAAAATATACTTGAAAAAGTTTTAAAAGATGTAAAATCAGCTTTAGAAGCTTCAAAAAATAATTTAACTAATGACTTTATAATGTATGATTTAAGAAATTCATTAGAAAACATATATAAATTAACTGGTGAGAATTATACGGATGAACTTTTAGAAAAAATGTTTTCAAATTTTTGTGTTGGAAAATAA